Proteins from one Candidatus Methylomirabilis tolerans genomic window:
- a CDS encoding DnaJ domain-containing protein, with protein sequence EVKMSRGTHNHRDFEPDEASCSRLIEALADGNPIPDTSAICPDKQQLIALLAEISKGERSEHFSNIRQVVERRGLSAQEIASRAAFFLACLDTPGADDPYTILGVAPTATSEEIKEVWLSRLSLYHPDRHPENSDWFTRHAARLNEAYQTLKDPVRRQAYDERRRRELLARQQSSPLATQTVSSAPPHMPSQFSRLVRRRAPALITAASVAAAGLLLMALSRRLPEGPELYIETVQPMAALTPPPPTPASGPLPARRPTRGASPSLHAAATSPVDRRPEGRHMTLVQQVSLPSNLPATLPDPSDDLTVSEPSAPDPILVAQALPPVVPEPKGLDRQEIDALLDEYVDAYEKGEVDRLMATLSQQVREKGILDYQAIRNAFVKGFTGRDQIIYRLKNLQIEIKGEHATATAQYLILARNVAQSQKGTTVSGRIEWKIQREGDKLKIVTINY encoded by the coding sequence GAGGTTAAGATGTCACGAGGGACGCATAATCATAGGGATTTTGAGCCGGATGAGGCGAGTTGCTCTCGGTTGATTGAGGCGTTAGCCGACGGTAATCCGATTCCCGACACATCTGCTATCTGTCCGGACAAGCAGCAACTCATCGCCCTTCTCGCAGAGATCAGCAAGGGGGAGCGATCGGAGCATTTCTCGAACATTCGGCAGGTGGTGGAGCGTCGAGGACTCTCCGCACAAGAGATTGCGTCCAGGGCAGCGTTCTTCCTCGCCTGCCTGGATACCCCGGGCGCCGATGACCCGTATACCATCCTTGGGGTCGCTCCGACCGCCACGAGTGAGGAGATCAAAGAGGTCTGGCTCAGTCGCCTGAGTCTGTATCATCCTGACCGTCACCCGGAAAATAGTGATTGGTTCACACGGCATGCCGCACGCCTGAACGAGGCGTACCAGACACTGAAAGACCCTGTGCGACGGCAGGCATACGATGAGCGAAGACGCCGCGAGCTACTAGCGCGACAGCAAAGCAGCCCCCTCGCGACCCAGACCGTTTCGTCCGCACCGCCTCACATGCCGTCTCAGTTTTCGCGCCTGGTGCGCCGTCGAGCGCCGGCACTCATTACGGCCGCATCGGTGGCAGCGGCCGGATTGCTTCTCATGGCGTTGTCCCGCCGCCTTCCGGAAGGACCGGAACTATATATCGAGACGGTTCAGCCCATGGCCGCACTTACCCCTCCGCCCCCTACTCCCGCCAGTGGTCCTCTACCCGCCAGGAGACCAACCCGAGGCGCCTCCCCCTCTCTTCACGCAGCCGCCACCTCTCCCGTAGATCGCCGGCCGGAGGGCAGGCACATGACACTTGTGCAGCAAGTCTCCCTGCCTTCTAACCTCCCAGCGACTCTCCCTGATCCATCCGACGACCTGACCGTCTCTGAACCCTCAGCGCCGGACCCGATACTGGTGGCCCAGGCCCTTCCACCCGTTGTACCGGAGCCGAAAGGCCTCGATCGGCAGGAGATCGACGCTCTACTCGACGAGTATGTTGACGCCTACGAAAAGGGAGAAGTGGACCGACTGATGGCAACCCTCTCCCAGCAGGTCAGAGAGAAGGGAATCCTGGATTATCAGGCCATCCGCAACGCCTTCGTCAAAGGGTTTACCGGGCGAGACCAGATCATCTACCGGCTCAAGAACCTGCAGATCGAAATCAAGGGCGAGCATGCCACTGCAACCGCGCAGTATTTGATCCTGGCGAGGAATGTCGCTCAGTCCCAGAAAGGGACCACCGTATCAGGGCGCATCGAATGGAAGATCCAACGGGAGGGGGATAAGCTCAAGATCGTGACGATCAACTATTAG